The DNA window CACACATGCACTCTTCGGACACACCCATCAGGCACTTGATATGCAAATCGACAGTGTGCGGGCTATATGTGCTCCCGTCGGTTACCTGCATGAAAAACCTACAATAGCATTGCAGGCGTATGCAGCGCAATGTTTAACCTGTTTTGAAATCTAATCGATGTGAAATATAGAAAGGAAACCACTATGGAGATAACGTTAACCAACAGTAACGATGCTGGATCACTCGAATTTCCGTGGGGCGCGATTAAGTGGCTCTGTAACGATCAAATTGATCCAGAAGCTGAGATGACATTCGGGGTCGTCTATATTAATGCGGGTGAAGGCAATCCTACCCACTACCATCCGAACTGTGAGGAACTTATCTATGTTCTCTCAGGGGAATGCGATCACAAATTGGGGGATGAGGTAATTCCGCTCAGACCTGGGATGATGCTGCGTATTCCGCGCAATGTGAAACACAATGCCGTCAACACCGGTTGGCAACCCGTAACGATGATTATCTGTTATTCGGATGCCGATCGGCAAACCATCTTTGAAGAGTAGAAGCGACTCTTCTGTCGGAGGGATTTGTAATCCCGATCCTATCTTATAGTAAAGTTTAGAATTAATAGGACATCCTGTGCCGGTTCGGTTAGGAAACCGAACCTACCGGGGGCGGAAAGTGTCCATTTATTTTTCGGATCCACTATAAAAGATGTCCAAAGCGCGTAGCTCGTAATGAAATGGAGAGCGGATTCGGGCAAAGAACCTCAAAACTCCAACCCTCTTCATTTAACCGTAAGGTATAATTAAAATAAAAAATGTCTAAAGAATCTTACTGCAGTGTTAAAATCTGCGGCATCACCTCTATCCATGATGCTCGACTTGCTGCCGATGCTGGCACCGATTACATCGGAGTATTAGTAGATGTTGCCGTGTCCGAACGGACACGCTCCGCGACGCAAGCCGCCGAAATTGCGAGCGAAAGCCCGGTCCCTACCGTAATTCTACTCTATAACCGCTCCACATCCGACATCCGAGAAATAGTCTCACAGGTTCAACCGTTTGCCGTTCAACTTCTCGGACAGGAGTCTCCCCAACAGGTGGAGGAACTAAAACGCGAAGAAGCGTGTGAATTCTGGAAGTCGGTCTATTTGCCAGCGGGAAGCCCCAAAAATGTGGATATCCCAGCTGTTCGGCAAGAGATGCAAGCGTACCGGAATGCAGGCGCGGATTTTCTACTGTTTGATAGTGTTGATATGAGTCTTGAGAAACCGCGATACGGCGGCACCGGGAAAACCTGTGATTGGAATGTCGCTGCTGAGCTCATTGTGGAGAGTCCACTACCGGTTTTCTTTGCAGGTGGGATTCGTCCGGAGAACGTCAAAGCTGCTATTGAGACAATCCGACCTCACGGCATCGACCTCTGTTCTGGGGTCGAAGCCTCAAAAGGCATCAAGGATCCACACAAACTCGAACAACTCATGAAACAAATTAAGCAAGCGAATTAAAAGTAGTAGGCACGTTCCGCGTGCCGTGTAACTCGTAAGTTCTAAAGTCCAACATTTATAAATGTTAGATCCCTATCCGCTAAAATCAAGGAGATTTTTTATGAAAGGTCGTCTTGTCCATCACCCGCAGATATCCAACAATATCTTTCAGCACATCGCTATCGTGGTATTAATTTGTATAATATCTATTGCCAATTTTTCCACTGCCTTCGCCGATGGTCATGAAATGGAAGGCGAAACGGCAGAAGAAAAACCGATGGAGGAAAAACCGAAAATTACAGGTTGGTTCCAGATTGATGTCGATAGCTTAGGCACCTATTTTTTAGTTGGGGCAA is part of the Candidatus Poribacteria bacterium genome and encodes:
- a CDS encoding phosphoribosylanthranilate isomerase, which produces MSKESYCSVKICGITSIHDARLAADAGTDYIGVLVDVAVSERTRSATQAAEIASESPVPTVILLYNRSTSDIREIVSQVQPFAVQLLGQESPQQVEELKREEACEFWKSVYLPAGSPKNVDIPAVRQEMQAYRNAGADFLLFDSVDMSLEKPRYGGTGKTCDWNVAAELIVESPLPVFFAGGIRPENVKAAIETIRPHGIDLCSGVEASKGIKDPHKLEQLMKQIKQAN
- a CDS encoding cupin domain-containing protein, which codes for MEITLTNSNDAGSLEFPWGAIKWLCNDQIDPEAEMTFGVVYINAGEGNPTHYHPNCEELIYVLSGECDHKLGDEVIPLRPGMMLRIPRNVKHNAVNTGWQPVTMIICYSDADRQTIFEE